A stretch of the Marmota flaviventris isolate mMarFla1 chromosome 12, mMarFla1.hap1, whole genome shotgun sequence genome encodes the following:
- the Idi1 gene encoding isopentenyl-diphosphate Delta-isomerase 1, translating to MWCGRALVQVVGRAARGRSQGAPSAALRAQKGRAPGPARISGLSVLGQIRQFVTMPEINTNHLDEKQVQLLAEMCILIDENDNKIGADTKKNCHLNENIDKGLLHRAFSFFLFNTENKLLIQQRSDAKITFPGCFTNTCCSHPLSNPRELEENGAIGVRRAAQRRLKAELGIPLEEVPPEEMNYLTRIHYKAQSDGIWGEHEIDYILFMKKNVTLNPDPNEIKSYFYVSKEELKELMKKAASGEIKVTPWFQIIVDTFLFKWWDNLNHLNQFVDHEKIHRL from the exons ATGTGGTGTGGGAGGGCGCTGGTGCAAGTGGTTGGGCGCGCGGCTCGGGGGCGGAGCCAGGGAGCGCCGAGCGCTGCTCTCCGAGCTCAAAAGGGGCGCGCTCCTGGGCCGGCTCGCATCTCAGGCCTGAG TGTTTTAGGACAGATCAGACAATTTGTAACAATGCCTGAAATAAACACCAATCATCTAGATGAGAAACAAGTCCAACTCCTTGCAGAGATGTGTATTCTTATTGatgaaaatgacaataaaattggGGCTGACACCAAGAAGAATTGCCACTTGAATGAAAACATTGAcaaag gATTATTACATCGTGCTTTTAGTTTCTTCTTATTTAACACTGAAAATAAGCTTCTGATACAGCAGAGATCAGATGCTAAAATTACCTTTCCAG GTTGTTTTACCAACACTTGTTGTAGTCATCCATTAAGTAATCCAAGGGAGCTGGAAGAAAATGGTGCCATCGGTGTAAGGCGAGCAGCACAGAGGCGTTTGAAAGCTGAATTAGGAATTCCTTTGGAAGAG GTTCCTCCAGAAGAAATGAATTATCTAACACGAATTCACTACAAGGCACAATCTGATGGTATCTGGGGTGAACATGAAAttgattatattttgtttatgaaGAAGAATGTAACTTTGAATCCAGATCCCAATGaaattaaaagctatttttatGTGTCCAAGGAAGAACTAAAAGAACTTATGAAAAAAGCAGCCAGTGGTGAAATTAAGGTTACTCCATGGTTTCAAATTATTGTGGACACATTTCTCTTTAAATGGTGGGATAACCTGAATCATTTGAATCAGTTTGTTGACCACGAGAAAATACATAGACTGTGA